In Amphiprion ocellaris isolate individual 3 ecotype Okinawa chromosome 3, ASM2253959v1, whole genome shotgun sequence, one genomic interval encodes:
- the setd6 gene encoding N-lysine methyltransferase setd6 isoform X1, with protein sequence MATEAKRAKVGDGAELSPLQNFLQWCDRVGLELSSKVYVSKEGTVAEYGMLAKDDIEEGEVLFTIPRSALLHQGTTKVSALLEKEKSSLESSSGWVPLLLALLYEYTSSQSHWKPYLSLWTDFKTLDHPMFWSKEERDSLLRGTGVPEAVDTDLANIEQEYTNVVLPFMIKHSDLWNPNTHTLELYTKLVAFVMAYSFQEPQEEEDDDEDEEEEKAPNPPMMVPMADMLNHVSNHNANLEFTPDSLKMVCVRPIPKGDEVFNTYGQMANWQLLHMYGFTEPYPSNSNDTADIPATNLYKVATQGIQSDLDQQLMEEQWEMVCEMMPEKAAFVFGKQGCLTDTELHTALKVLCMSAEEFSEFKDNEGWEEDDEDDEKISQAFSNDGLPELKPSWKWLIHETARLTLTSYGDGEEKLGENVADGDRALMEDKAALAGLSCRQRRALQVRYGQKRILHRLMELTKS encoded by the exons ATGGCAACAGAAGCGAAACGAGCCAAG GTAGGTGATGGTGCAGAGCTGAGCCCCCTGCAGAACTTTCTACAGTGGTGTGACAGAGTGGGTCTGGAACTGAGCAGTAAG GTGTATGTGAGTAAAGAGGGGACCGTGGCTGAATATGGGATGCTGGCTAAAGATGATATAGAGGAAGGAGAAGTTTTATTCACCATCCCCAGATCAGCTCTTCTCCACCAGGGAACAACTAAGGTTTCTGCCTTGCTGGAAAAGG AGAAATCATCTCTGGAGAGCTCTTCAGGCTGGGTTCCTCTGCTGCTGGCTCTGCTGTATGAGTACACGTCCTCCCAGTCCCACTGGAAACCCTACCTGTCTCTGTGGACCGACTTCAAGACGCTGGACCATCCCATGTTCTG GTctaaagaggagagagacagtcTGCTGAGGGGGACAGGAGTCCCAGAGGCGGTGGACACAGACTTGGCTAACATTGAGCAGGAATATACAAACGTGGTCCTGCCTTTCATGATCAAACATTCTGACCTGTggaacccaaacacacacacactggagctCTACACAAAGCTGGTGGCCTTCGTCATGGCCTACAG tTTTCAAGAGCCGCAGGAAGAGGAAGACGAcgatgaggatgaggaagaggagaaagccCCCAACCCTCCGATGATGGTTCCCATGGCCGACATGCTAAACCACGTGTCCAATCACAACGCCAACCTGGAGTTCACGCCG GACAGTTTGAAGATGGTTTGCGTGCGGCCCATTCCTAAAGGCGACGAGGTGTTCAACACGTACGGACAGATGGCCAACTGGCAGCTGCTTCACATGTACGGCTTCACCGAGCCGTATCCGAGCAACAGCAACGACACCGCTGACATCCCTGCCACCAACCTCTACAAAGTCGCCACACAAG GTATTCAGTCTGATCTGGACCAGCAGCTGATGGAGGAGCAGTGGGAGATGGTTTGTGAGATGATGCCGGAGAAAGCAGCCTTTGTGTTCGGTAAACAGGGCTGCCTAACAGACACAGAGCTGCACACTGCACTCAAG GTGCTGTGCATGTCAGCGGAAGAGTTCTCAGAGTTCAAAGACAACGAAGGCTGGGAGGAAGATGACGAGGACGACGAGAAGATCTCCCAGGCTTTCTCCAACGACGGTCTTCCTGAATTAAAGCCTTCGTGGAAGTGGTTGATTCACGAGACGGCACGTCTGACTCTGACATCATACGGAGACGGAGAAGAGAAGCTGGGAGAAAATGTGGCGGACGGCGACCGAGCGCTGATGGAGGATAAAGCAGCGCTTGCAGGCCTGAGCTGCAGGCAGCGGAGGGCGCTGCAGGTTCGCTATGGACAGAAGAGAATCCTGCACAGACTCATGGAGCTCACAAAGTCATGA
- the setd6 gene encoding N-lysine methyltransferase setd6 isoform X2, with protein sequence MLAKDDIEEGEVLFTIPRSALLHQGTTKVSALLEKEKSSLESSSGWVPLLLALLYEYTSSQSHWKPYLSLWTDFKTLDHPMFWSKEERDSLLRGTGVPEAVDTDLANIEQEYTNVVLPFMIKHSDLWNPNTHTLELYTKLVAFVMAYSFQEPQEEEDDDEDEEEEKAPNPPMMVPMADMLNHVSNHNANLEFTPDSLKMVCVRPIPKGDEVFNTYGQMANWQLLHMYGFTEPYPSNSNDTADIPATNLYKVATQGIQSDLDQQLMEEQWEMVCEMMPEKAAFVFGKQGCLTDTELHTALKVLCMSAEEFSEFKDNEGWEEDDEDDEKISQAFSNDGLPELKPSWKWLIHETARLTLTSYGDGEEKLGENVADGDRALMEDKAALAGLSCRQRRALQVRYGQKRILHRLMELTKS encoded by the exons ATGCTGGCTAAAGATGATATAGAGGAAGGAGAAGTTTTATTCACCATCCCCAGATCAGCTCTTCTCCACCAGGGAACAACTAAGGTTTCTGCCTTGCTGGAAAAGG AGAAATCATCTCTGGAGAGCTCTTCAGGCTGGGTTCCTCTGCTGCTGGCTCTGCTGTATGAGTACACGTCCTCCCAGTCCCACTGGAAACCCTACCTGTCTCTGTGGACCGACTTCAAGACGCTGGACCATCCCATGTTCTG GTctaaagaggagagagacagtcTGCTGAGGGGGACAGGAGTCCCAGAGGCGGTGGACACAGACTTGGCTAACATTGAGCAGGAATATACAAACGTGGTCCTGCCTTTCATGATCAAACATTCTGACCTGTggaacccaaacacacacacactggagctCTACACAAAGCTGGTGGCCTTCGTCATGGCCTACAG tTTTCAAGAGCCGCAGGAAGAGGAAGACGAcgatgaggatgaggaagaggagaaagccCCCAACCCTCCGATGATGGTTCCCATGGCCGACATGCTAAACCACGTGTCCAATCACAACGCCAACCTGGAGTTCACGCCG GACAGTTTGAAGATGGTTTGCGTGCGGCCCATTCCTAAAGGCGACGAGGTGTTCAACACGTACGGACAGATGGCCAACTGGCAGCTGCTTCACATGTACGGCTTCACCGAGCCGTATCCGAGCAACAGCAACGACACCGCTGACATCCCTGCCACCAACCTCTACAAAGTCGCCACACAAG GTATTCAGTCTGATCTGGACCAGCAGCTGATGGAGGAGCAGTGGGAGATGGTTTGTGAGATGATGCCGGAGAAAGCAGCCTTTGTGTTCGGTAAACAGGGCTGCCTAACAGACACAGAGCTGCACACTGCACTCAAG GTGCTGTGCATGTCAGCGGAAGAGTTCTCAGAGTTCAAAGACAACGAAGGCTGGGAGGAAGATGACGAGGACGACGAGAAGATCTCCCAGGCTTTCTCCAACGACGGTCTTCCTGAATTAAAGCCTTCGTGGAAGTGGTTGATTCACGAGACGGCACGTCTGACTCTGACATCATACGGAGACGGAGAAGAGAAGCTGGGAGAAAATGTGGCGGACGGCGACCGAGCGCTGATGGAGGATAAAGCAGCGCTTGCAGGCCTGAGCTGCAGGCAGCGGAGGGCGCTGCAGGTTCGCTATGGACAGAAGAGAATCCTGCACAGACTCATGGAGCTCACAAAGTCATGA